The following are from one region of the Camelus dromedarius isolate mCamDro1 chromosome 16, mCamDro1.pat, whole genome shotgun sequence genome:
- the NEURL4 gene encoding neuralized-like protein 4 isoform X3: protein MAAGSGGSGGSGGGPGPGPGGGGGPGGSGPGPGSGGGLSSGGELHPRTGRLVSLSACGRTARRQQPGQEFNHGLVLSREPLRDGRIFTVRIDRKVNSWSGSIEIGVTALDPSVLDFPSSATGLKGGSWVVSGCSVLRDGRSVLEEYGQDLDQLGEGDRVGVERTVAGELRLWVNGRDCGVAATGLPARVWAVVDLYGKCTQITVLPPEPGFNPPTPIPTPPLEPSAPPEDSALAEQGTSGDEDFAGMELSEVVSNAILSAYNGGLLNVNLSSPPAGGAPGPSGAATSPILTSNDALLFHEKCGTLIKLSNNNKTAERRRPLDEFNNGVVMTNRPLRDNEMFEIRIDKLVDKWSGSIEIGVTTHNPNNLEYPATMTNLQSGTIMMSGCGILTNGKGTRREYCEFGLDELQEGDHIGLTRKSNSALHFFINGIDQGVATPLTPPVVYGVVDLYGMAVKVTIVHNNNHSDRLRRNNAILRALSPEGALRRAAPAAQAEPERLLFHPNCGQKAAITHEGRTALRPHATDDFNHGVVLSSRALRDGEVFQVRIDKMVDKWAGSIEIGVTTHNPAYLQLPSTMTNLRSGTWMMTGNGVMHNGTTILDEYGHNLDRLKAGDTVGVVRREDGTLHFFVNGMTQGPAAWNVPPGVYAVVDLYGQAAQATIVDDVEVPPVPEPLPEGNNQASPSSPSSGAGGSDLRFHQLHGSNAVITNGGRTALRHNCRSEFNDAIVISNRALRDGELFEIVIQKMVDRWSGSIEAGVTAIRPEDLEFPNTMTDIDYDTWMLSGTAIMQDGNTMRNNYGCDLDALGTGARIGMMRTAKGDLHYFINGQDQGAACSGLPPGKEVYAVVDLYGQCVQVSITNATGPMDNSLATSNTATEKSFPLHSPVAGVAHRFHSTCGKNITLEEDGTRAVRAAGYAHGLVFSTKELKTEEVFEVKVEELDEKWAGCLRLGLTTLAPGEMGPGAGGGPGLPPSLPELRTKTTWMVSSCEVRRDGQLQRMNYGRNLERLGVGSRVGIRRGADDTMHILVDGEDMGPAATGIAKNVWAVLDLYGPVRSVSIVSSSRLEEQEGTQPPSPSSDTGSEGEEDDEGEEHSLEGQNQVAIMPTALEFLENHGKNILLSNRNRTATRVASYNQGIVVINQPLVPQLLVQVRIDFLNRQWTSSLVLGVITCPPERLNFPASACALKRAAWLLRGRGVFHNGLKICEKFGPNLDTCPEGTILGLRLDGSGGLHLHVNGMDQGVAVPDVPQPCHALVDLYGQCEQVTIVSPEPGAASGKSAGTQGDMEKADMVDGIKESVCWGPPPAASPLKSCEYHALCSRFQELLLLPEDYFMPPPKRSLCYCESCRKLRGDEAHRRRGEPPREYALPFGWCRFNLRVNPRLEAGTLTKKWHMAYHGSNVAAVRRVLDRGELGAGTASILSCRPLKGEPGVGFEEPGENCAPPREEQPPPVLLSPSLQYAGAETLASKVQFRDPKSQRTHQAQVAFQVCVRPGSYTPGPPSAALREPPDPHFSPAELEWVTKEKGATLLYALLVRVE, encoded by the exons ATGGCGGCGGGGTCGGGTGGGAGTGGGGGCTCTGGGGGaggcccggggccggggccaggtgggggtgggggcccggGCGGGAGCGGCCCAGGACCGGGGTCTGGCGGGGGTCTGAGCAGCGGCGGGGAACTGCACCCGCGCACCGGGCGCTTGGTGAGCTTGTCGGCCTGTGGGCGTACAGCGCGGCGGCAGCAACCGGGCCAGGAGTTTAACCACGGGCTTGTGTTGAGCCGAGAACCCTTGCGCGACGGACGCATCTTCACGGTCCGCATCGATCGCAAG GTCAACTCCTGGAGTGGCTCCATTGAGATTGGGGTGACGGCACTGGACCCCAGTGTGCTGGACTTCCCAAGCAGCGCCACGGGGCTGAAGGGGGGCTCGTGGGTAGTGTCAGGCTGCTCGGTGCTGAGGGATGGACGTTCTGTGCTGGAGGAGTATGGTCAGGACCTGGACCAGCTTGGTGAAGGGGACCGTGTGGGCGTGGAGCGCACAGTGGCCGGGGAGCTGCGGCTCTGGGTGAATGGGCGGGATTGTGGTGTGGCCGCCACGGGCCTGCCCGCTCGGGTCTGGGCTGTCGTGGACCTTTACGGCAAATGCACCCAGATCACCGTGCTACCCCCTGAGCCAGGCTTCAATCCCCCTACTCCCATCCCCACGCCTCCCCTTGAGCCCTCTGCCCCACCTGAAGATTCTGCCTTGGCTGAGCAGGGAACCTCTGGGGATGAAG ACTTTGCTGGCATGGAGCTCTCCGAGGTGGTGAGCAACGCCATCCTGTCTGCCTACAACGGGGGGCTCCTAAACGTGAACCTGAGCTCCCCCCCAGCAGGGGGAGCACCAGGGCCTAGCGGTGCTGCCACGTCGCCCATCCTCACGTCCAACGATGCCCTCCTTTTTCACGAGAAATGTGGAACCCTCATCAAACTCAGCAACAACAATAAGACGGCTGAGCGGCGCCGGCCCCTGGATGAATTCAACAATGGGGTTGTCATGACCAACCGCCCACTCCGGGACAATGAGATGTTTGAG ATCCGCATCGACAAGCTTGTAGATAAGTGGTCGGGCTCCATTGAGATTGGTGTCACCACCCACAACCCCAACAATTTGGAGTACCCAGCCACCATGACCAACCTACAGTCAG GCACCATCATGATGAGTGGCTGCGGGATCCTGACCAATGGCAAGGGCACCCGCCGCGAGTACTGTGAATTTGGTCTGGATGAGCTGCAG GAGGGCGACCACATTGGTCTCACGAGGAAGTCCAACTCTGCCCTCCACTTCTTCATTAATGGCATCGATCAGG GCGTGGCTACCCCACTGACACCCCCAGTGGTGTACGGCGTGGTGGACTTGTATGGGATGGCCGTGAAGGTGACCATCGTCCACAATAACAACCATAGTGACCGTCTGCGCCGGAACAATGCCATCCTGCGGGCACTTTCCCCCGAGGGTGCTCTCCGCCGCGCTGCTCCTGCTGCCCAGGCGGAACCCGAGCGCCTGCTCTTCCACCCCAACTGTGGGCAGAAGGCAGCCATCACCCACGAGGGACGCACAGCCCTGAGGCCCCA TGCCACCGATGACTTTAATCACGGCGTGGTGCTGAGCAGCAGAGCCCTGCGGGATGGAGAAGTGTTCCAGGTGCGCATCGACAAGATGGTAGACAAATGGGCTGGCTCCATTGAGATCGGCGTCACCACCCACAACCCTGCCTACCTCCAGCTGCCCTCCACCATGACCAACTTGCGCTCTG GGACCTGGATGATGACTGGGAATGGGGTGATGCACAATGGGACGACCATCTTGGACGAATACGGGCACAACCTGGACCGACTCAAG GCAGGGGACACGGTGGGCGTGGTGCGGCGGGAAGATGGGACTCTCCACTTCTTTGTCAATGGGATGACTCAGGGCCCTGCTGCCTGGAACGTGCCCCCGGGCGTCTATGCTGTCGTTGATCTCTACGGCCAGGCGGCCCAGGCCACCATTGTGGACGACGTGG AGGTGCCCCCGGTCCCTGAGCCACTCCCTGAGGGGAACAACCAGGCATCTCCAAGTTCCCCGTCATCAGGGGCCGGGGGCTCCGACCTCCGCTTCCACCAGCTGCACGGTAGCAACGCAGTCATCACCAACGGGGGCCGCACCGCACTCCGCCACAACTGCCGCAGCGAGTTCAATGACGCCATTGTCATCTCCAACCG GGCCCTGCGGGATGGAGAGCTGTTTGAAATTGTCATTCAGAAGATGGTGGACCGCTGGTCAGGTTCCATTGAGGCTG GAGTGACCGCTATTCGGCCGGAGGACCTTGAATTTCCCAACACGATGACAGACATTGACTACGATACATGGATGCTGAG CGGCACAGCCATCATGCAGGATGGTAACACGATGCGAAACAACTACGGGTGCGACCTCGACGCGCTGGGCACAGGCGCGCGCATCGGCATGATGCGAACAGCCAAGGGTGACCTGCACTACTTCATCAATGGCCAGGACCAAGGCGCTGCCTGCTCAGGCTTGCCTCCCGGTAAAG AGGTATATGCAGTCGTGGATCTGTATGGTCAGTGCGTCCAAGTGTCCATCACCAATGCCACCGGCCCCATGGACAATAGCCTGGCGACCAGCAACACCGCCACTGAGAAGTCATTCCCCCTGCACTCCCCAG TGGCTGGCGTGGCTCATCGATTCCACAGTACTTGCGGCAAGAACATCACACTGGAGGAAGACGGCACGAGGGCAGTGCGTGCGGCTGGTTACGCCCATGGCCTCGTCTTCAGCACCAAGGAGCTCAAAACGGAGGAAGTCTTTGAG GTGAAAGTGGAAGAGCTGGATGAGAAGTGGGCAGGTTGCCTCCGGCTCGGGCTGACCACACTAGCGCCAGGGGAGATGGGGCCTGGAGCAGGTGGCGGCCCcgggctgcctccctccctgccggAGCTCCGGACCAAGACCACCTGGATGGTGTCCAGCTGTGAAGTCAGGCGCGACGGGCAGCTCCAAAGGATGAACTATGGCCGGAACCTAGAGAGGCTGGGG GTGGGGAGCCGTGTAGGCATCCGCCGGGGGGCAGATGACACAATGCACATCCTGGTAGATGGAGAGGATATGGGGCCAGCAGCCACTGGCATTGCCAAG AACGTGTGGGCCGTGTTGGATCTCTACGGGCCGGTGCGGAGTGTGTCTATTGTCAGCTCCTCGAGGCTAGAGGAGCAGGAAGGcacccagcctccttcccccagcTCGGACACTGGCAGTGAGGGCGAGGAGGATGATGAGGGCGAGGAGCACAGCCTGGAA GGCCAGAATCAAGTGGCCATTATGCCCACAGCCCTCGAGTTCCTGGAGAACCATGGGAAGAACATCCTCTTGTCCAACAGGAACCGTACAGCTACGCGAGTGGCCAGCTACAATCAGGGCATCGTTGTCATCAACCAGCCTCTGGTGCCCCAGCTGCTGGTCCAG GTGCGAATAGACTTCTTGAACCGGCAGTGGACATCTTCCCTTGTCCTGGGAGTCATCACCTGTCCCCCGGAGAGGCTGAACTTCCCTGCTTCTGCCTGTGCCCTCAAACGGGCAGCCTGGCTGCTGCGGGGCCGTGGGGTCTTCCACAATGGTCTCAAG ATCTGTGAGAAGTTCGGGCCAAATCTGGACACATGTCCTGAAGGCACCATCCTGGGACTGCGGCTGGACGGCTCTGGGGGGCTGCATCTCCACGTCAATGGGATGGACCAGGGAGTGGCTGTGCCAgatgtcccccagccctgccacgcACTCGTGGACCTTTATGGGCAGTGTGAGCAG GTGACAATCGTGAGCCCTGAACCAGGGGCTGCCAGTGGAAAGAGTGCTGGAACCCAAGGGGACATGGAGAAAGCTGACATGGTGGATG GTATCAAGGAGAGTGTTTGCTGGGGCCCACCACCCGCTGCTAGCCCCCTCAAGAGCTGCGAGTACCACGCCCTTTGCTCCCGTTTCCAGGAACTGCTGCTGCTTCCCG AGGATTATTTCATGCCTCCGCCGAAGCGTAGCCTGTGCTACTGTGAGTCTTGCCGGAAGCTTCGAGGAGACGAGGCCCACAGGCGCCGTGGGGAGCCCCCCCGGGAATATGCCCTACCCTTTGGCTGGTGCAGGTTCAACCTCAG GGTGAATCCCCGCCTGGAGGCTGGGACACTAACCAAGAAGTGGCACATGGCGTATCATGGGAGCAATGTGGCAGCTGTCCGGAGGGTGCTGGACCGAGGGGAGCTAGGAGCAG GCACTGCTTCCATACTGAGCTGCCGGCCCCTGAAGGGAGAGCCTGGGGTGGGGTTTGAGGAGCCTGGTGAGAACTGTGCGCCTCCCCGGGAGGAGCAGCCCCCTCCAGTGctgctttccccctccctccagtaTGCTGGGGCCGAGACTCTGGCATCCAAAGTGCA ATTCCGGGACCCCAAATCCCAGCGGACGCACCAGGCCCAGGTGGCGTTCCAGGTGTGTGTGCGCCCTGGCTCTTACACCCCCGGCCCCCCTTCCGCTGCCCTCAGAGAACCCCCCGACCCTCACTTCAGTCCAGCTGAACTTGAGTGGGTCACCAAGGAAAAGGGGGCTACACTCCTCTATGCCCTGCTGGTACGGGTGGAATGA
- the NEURL4 gene encoding neuralized-like protein 4 isoform X4 — MAAGSGGSGGSGGGPGPGPGGGGGPGGSGPGPGSGGGLSSGGELHPRTGRLVSLSACGRTARRQQPGQEFNHGLVLSREPLRDGRIFTVRIDRKVNSWSGSIEIGVTALDPSVLDFPSSATGLKGGSWVVSGCSVLRDGRSVLEEYGQDLDQLGEGDRVGVERTVAGELRLWVNGRDCGVAATGLPARVWAVVDLYGKCTQITVLPPEPGFNPPTPIPTPPLEPSAPPEDSALAEQGTSGDEDFAGMELSEVVSNAILSAYNGGLLNVNLSSPPAGGAPGPSGAATSPILTSNDALLFHEKCGTLIKLSNNNKTAERRRPLDEFNNGVVMTNRPLRDNEMFEIRIDKLVDKWSGSIEIGVTTHNPNNLEYPATMTNLQSGTIMMSGCGILTNGKGTRREYCEFGLDELQEGDHIGLTRKSNSALHFFINGIDQGVATPLTPPVVYGVVDLYGMAVKVTIVHNNNHSDRLRRNNAILRALSPEGALRRAAPAAQAEPERLLFHPNCGQKAAITHEGRTALRPHATDDFNHGVVLSSRALRDGEVFQVRIDKMVDKWAGSIEIGVTTHNPAYLQLPSTMTNLRSGTWMMTGNGVMHNGTTILDEYGHNLDRLKAGDTVGVVRREDGTLHFFVNGMTQGPAAWNVPPGVYAVVDLYGQAAQATIVDDVEVPPVPEPLPEGNNQASPSSPSSGAGGSDLRFHQLHGSNAVITNGGRTALRHNCRSEFNDAIVISNRALRDGELFEIVIQKMVDRWSGSIEAGVTAIRPEDLEFPNTMTDIDYDTWMLSGTAIMQDGNTMRNNYGCDLDALGTGARIGMMRTAKGDLHYFINGQDQGAACSGLPPEVYAVVDLYGQCVQVSITNATGPMDNSLATSNTATEKSFPLHSPVAGVAHRFHSTCGKNITLEEDGTRAVRAAGYAHGLVFSTKELKTEEVFEVKVEELDEKWAGCLRLGLTTLAPGEMGPGAGGGPGLPPSLPELRTKTTWMVSSCEVRRDGQLQRMNYGRNLERLGVGSRVGIRRGADDTMHILVDGEDMGPAATGIAKNVWAVLDLYGPVRSVSIVSSSRLEEQEGTQPPSPSSDTGSEGEEDDEGEEHSLEGQNQVAIMPTALEFLENHGKNILLSNRNRTATRVASYNQGIVVINQPLVPQLLVQVRIDFLNRQWTSSLVLGVITCPPERLNFPASACALKRAAWLLRGRGVFHNGLKICEKFGPNLDTCPEGTILGLRLDGSGGLHLHVNGMDQGVAVPDVPQPCHALVDLYGQCEQVTIVSPEPGAASGKSAGTQGDMEKADMVDGIKESVCWGPPPAASPLKSCEYHALCSRFQELLLLPEDYFMPPPKRSLCYCESCRKLRGDEAHRRRGEPPREYALPFGWCRFNLRVNPRLEAGTLTKKWHMAYHGSNVAAVRRVLDRGELGAGTASILSCRPLKGEPGVGFEEPGENCAPPREEQPPPVLLSPSLQYAGAETLASKVQFRDPKSQRTHQAQVAFQVCVRPGSYTPGPPSAALREPPDPHFSPAELEWVTKEKGATLLYALLVRVE; from the exons ATGGCGGCGGGGTCGGGTGGGAGTGGGGGCTCTGGGGGaggcccggggccggggccaggtgggggtgggggcccggGCGGGAGCGGCCCAGGACCGGGGTCTGGCGGGGGTCTGAGCAGCGGCGGGGAACTGCACCCGCGCACCGGGCGCTTGGTGAGCTTGTCGGCCTGTGGGCGTACAGCGCGGCGGCAGCAACCGGGCCAGGAGTTTAACCACGGGCTTGTGTTGAGCCGAGAACCCTTGCGCGACGGACGCATCTTCACGGTCCGCATCGATCGCAAG GTCAACTCCTGGAGTGGCTCCATTGAGATTGGGGTGACGGCACTGGACCCCAGTGTGCTGGACTTCCCAAGCAGCGCCACGGGGCTGAAGGGGGGCTCGTGGGTAGTGTCAGGCTGCTCGGTGCTGAGGGATGGACGTTCTGTGCTGGAGGAGTATGGTCAGGACCTGGACCAGCTTGGTGAAGGGGACCGTGTGGGCGTGGAGCGCACAGTGGCCGGGGAGCTGCGGCTCTGGGTGAATGGGCGGGATTGTGGTGTGGCCGCCACGGGCCTGCCCGCTCGGGTCTGGGCTGTCGTGGACCTTTACGGCAAATGCACCCAGATCACCGTGCTACCCCCTGAGCCAGGCTTCAATCCCCCTACTCCCATCCCCACGCCTCCCCTTGAGCCCTCTGCCCCACCTGAAGATTCTGCCTTGGCTGAGCAGGGAACCTCTGGGGATGAAG ACTTTGCTGGCATGGAGCTCTCCGAGGTGGTGAGCAACGCCATCCTGTCTGCCTACAACGGGGGGCTCCTAAACGTGAACCTGAGCTCCCCCCCAGCAGGGGGAGCACCAGGGCCTAGCGGTGCTGCCACGTCGCCCATCCTCACGTCCAACGATGCCCTCCTTTTTCACGAGAAATGTGGAACCCTCATCAAACTCAGCAACAACAATAAGACGGCTGAGCGGCGCCGGCCCCTGGATGAATTCAACAATGGGGTTGTCATGACCAACCGCCCACTCCGGGACAATGAGATGTTTGAG ATCCGCATCGACAAGCTTGTAGATAAGTGGTCGGGCTCCATTGAGATTGGTGTCACCACCCACAACCCCAACAATTTGGAGTACCCAGCCACCATGACCAACCTACAGTCAG GCACCATCATGATGAGTGGCTGCGGGATCCTGACCAATGGCAAGGGCACCCGCCGCGAGTACTGTGAATTTGGTCTGGATGAGCTGCAG GAGGGCGACCACATTGGTCTCACGAGGAAGTCCAACTCTGCCCTCCACTTCTTCATTAATGGCATCGATCAGG GCGTGGCTACCCCACTGACACCCCCAGTGGTGTACGGCGTGGTGGACTTGTATGGGATGGCCGTGAAGGTGACCATCGTCCACAATAACAACCATAGTGACCGTCTGCGCCGGAACAATGCCATCCTGCGGGCACTTTCCCCCGAGGGTGCTCTCCGCCGCGCTGCTCCTGCTGCCCAGGCGGAACCCGAGCGCCTGCTCTTCCACCCCAACTGTGGGCAGAAGGCAGCCATCACCCACGAGGGACGCACAGCCCTGAGGCCCCA TGCCACCGATGACTTTAATCACGGCGTGGTGCTGAGCAGCAGAGCCCTGCGGGATGGAGAAGTGTTCCAGGTGCGCATCGACAAGATGGTAGACAAATGGGCTGGCTCCATTGAGATCGGCGTCACCACCCACAACCCTGCCTACCTCCAGCTGCCCTCCACCATGACCAACTTGCGCTCTG GGACCTGGATGATGACTGGGAATGGGGTGATGCACAATGGGACGACCATCTTGGACGAATACGGGCACAACCTGGACCGACTCAAG GCAGGGGACACGGTGGGCGTGGTGCGGCGGGAAGATGGGACTCTCCACTTCTTTGTCAATGGGATGACTCAGGGCCCTGCTGCCTGGAACGTGCCCCCGGGCGTCTATGCTGTCGTTGATCTCTACGGCCAGGCGGCCCAGGCCACCATTGTGGACGACGTGG AGGTGCCCCCGGTCCCTGAGCCACTCCCTGAGGGGAACAACCAGGCATCTCCAAGTTCCCCGTCATCAGGGGCCGGGGGCTCCGACCTCCGCTTCCACCAGCTGCACGGTAGCAACGCAGTCATCACCAACGGGGGCCGCACCGCACTCCGCCACAACTGCCGCAGCGAGTTCAATGACGCCATTGTCATCTCCAACCG GGCCCTGCGGGATGGAGAGCTGTTTGAAATTGTCATTCAGAAGATGGTGGACCGCTGGTCAGGTTCCATTGAGGCTG GAGTGACCGCTATTCGGCCGGAGGACCTTGAATTTCCCAACACGATGACAGACATTGACTACGATACATGGATGCTGAG CGGCACAGCCATCATGCAGGATGGTAACACGATGCGAAACAACTACGGGTGCGACCTCGACGCGCTGGGCACAGGCGCGCGCATCGGCATGATGCGAACAGCCAAGGGTGACCTGCACTACTTCATCAATGGCCAGGACCAAGGCGCTGCCTGCTCAGGCTTGCCTCCCG AGGTATATGCAGTCGTGGATCTGTATGGTCAGTGCGTCCAAGTGTCCATCACCAATGCCACCGGCCCCATGGACAATAGCCTGGCGACCAGCAACACCGCCACTGAGAAGTCATTCCCCCTGCACTCCCCAG TGGCTGGCGTGGCTCATCGATTCCACAGTACTTGCGGCAAGAACATCACACTGGAGGAAGACGGCACGAGGGCAGTGCGTGCGGCTGGTTACGCCCATGGCCTCGTCTTCAGCACCAAGGAGCTCAAAACGGAGGAAGTCTTTGAG GTGAAAGTGGAAGAGCTGGATGAGAAGTGGGCAGGTTGCCTCCGGCTCGGGCTGACCACACTAGCGCCAGGGGAGATGGGGCCTGGAGCAGGTGGCGGCCCcgggctgcctccctccctgccggAGCTCCGGACCAAGACCACCTGGATGGTGTCCAGCTGTGAAGTCAGGCGCGACGGGCAGCTCCAAAGGATGAACTATGGCCGGAACCTAGAGAGGCTGGGG GTGGGGAGCCGTGTAGGCATCCGCCGGGGGGCAGATGACACAATGCACATCCTGGTAGATGGAGAGGATATGGGGCCAGCAGCCACTGGCATTGCCAAG AACGTGTGGGCCGTGTTGGATCTCTACGGGCCGGTGCGGAGTGTGTCTATTGTCAGCTCCTCGAGGCTAGAGGAGCAGGAAGGcacccagcctccttcccccagcTCGGACACTGGCAGTGAGGGCGAGGAGGATGATGAGGGCGAGGAGCACAGCCTGGAA GGCCAGAATCAAGTGGCCATTATGCCCACAGCCCTCGAGTTCCTGGAGAACCATGGGAAGAACATCCTCTTGTCCAACAGGAACCGTACAGCTACGCGAGTGGCCAGCTACAATCAGGGCATCGTTGTCATCAACCAGCCTCTGGTGCCCCAGCTGCTGGTCCAG GTGCGAATAGACTTCTTGAACCGGCAGTGGACATCTTCCCTTGTCCTGGGAGTCATCACCTGTCCCCCGGAGAGGCTGAACTTCCCTGCTTCTGCCTGTGCCCTCAAACGGGCAGCCTGGCTGCTGCGGGGCCGTGGGGTCTTCCACAATGGTCTCAAG ATCTGTGAGAAGTTCGGGCCAAATCTGGACACATGTCCTGAAGGCACCATCCTGGGACTGCGGCTGGACGGCTCTGGGGGGCTGCATCTCCACGTCAATGGGATGGACCAGGGAGTGGCTGTGCCAgatgtcccccagccctgccacgcACTCGTGGACCTTTATGGGCAGTGTGAGCAG GTGACAATCGTGAGCCCTGAACCAGGGGCTGCCAGTGGAAAGAGTGCTGGAACCCAAGGGGACATGGAGAAAGCTGACATGGTGGATG GTATCAAGGAGAGTGTTTGCTGGGGCCCACCACCCGCTGCTAGCCCCCTCAAGAGCTGCGAGTACCACGCCCTTTGCTCCCGTTTCCAGGAACTGCTGCTGCTTCCCG AGGATTATTTCATGCCTCCGCCGAAGCGTAGCCTGTGCTACTGTGAGTCTTGCCGGAAGCTTCGAGGAGACGAGGCCCACAGGCGCCGTGGGGAGCCCCCCCGGGAATATGCCCTACCCTTTGGCTGGTGCAGGTTCAACCTCAG GGTGAATCCCCGCCTGGAGGCTGGGACACTAACCAAGAAGTGGCACATGGCGTATCATGGGAGCAATGTGGCAGCTGTCCGGAGGGTGCTGGACCGAGGGGAGCTAGGAGCAG GCACTGCTTCCATACTGAGCTGCCGGCCCCTGAAGGGAGAGCCTGGGGTGGGGTTTGAGGAGCCTGGTGAGAACTGTGCGCCTCCCCGGGAGGAGCAGCCCCCTCCAGTGctgctttccccctccctccagtaTGCTGGGGCCGAGACTCTGGCATCCAAAGTGCA ATTCCGGGACCCCAAATCCCAGCGGACGCACCAGGCCCAGGTGGCGTTCCAGGTGTGTGTGCGCCCTGGCTCTTACACCCCCGGCCCCCCTTCCGCTGCCCTCAGAGAACCCCCCGACCCTCACTTCAGTCCAGCTGAACTTGAGTGGGTCACCAAGGAAAAGGGGGCTACACTCCTCTATGCCCTGCTGGTACGGGTGGAATGA